In the Bacillus sp. HSf4 genome, GTAATATTCGCTGTATCGTATGCTCCGCTCGTGTCCTGTGTGTTAGGCCATTGTCACGACACATACAAGCAAATAAAAGGACAAAGACGATCAAACAACGGTAGACTAAATATAAGATGAAAGAAGGAGGCTGCTTTTAAATGGCAAAACATCATTTTTATTTACAGGCCGACTGGCCGGGAAAAAGAAACGATGTCGGAAGGATTGAAAGCGGAAATCTAAAAACCGACATTTCCATACCGAATGAAATGGACGGTCCCGGTGCCGGAACAAATCCGGATGAGATGCTGCTCGGTGCAGCTGCAACATGCTATATCATTACACTTGCGGCAATGATGGAAAGGAGCGGCCTCGAAAAAGAGGAGCTGACAATGGAGTCTGAAGCCGTAGTCGATGTCACAAACGGTCTGTTTACATATGAAAAAATCATTCACAGGCCGCTGATCCGCCTGCAAAAAGGCGCTTCCGAAAAAGAGGTGACGCTTGCCCGAAGACTTGCTGAAAAAGCGGAGACCTCATGTATGATTTCCCGGGCCGTCCAAGGAAATGTTGCGATCGAACTTGAGCCTGAGATTATCGTTGGAAAGACACCTTAACCAGGCCGAGCGGTCATGTTTGGCCTGAAGATGGTTCGATTGTGATCTGCCGCTCGCTGTCAGCTGTTTCCGCATGCTTTGAATTGAGCAAAACGACGCCGCCGATAATGAGGATCAGGCCGAACATCGTTTTGATGCTGAACGGTTCATTGAACATAAAATATCCGATGGCCGCAGTCAAGGCTGTCCCTGTTCCTGCCCATGTCGCATAGGCGGCGGACAGGGACAGCGTTTTTAAAGAAAAGCTCAGGAACGTAAAAGAAGCCGCAAAGCCGATCACGACTCCGGCTGTGGGTCCGGGGGCGCTGAAACCTTCCGATAACTTCAGCATCGTGCTTCCGAATACTTCTGAAAGTATGGCTGCCGCCAAAAATAAAATGCCTTTCACGGAAATCTCCTCCTTATGACAGATTGATCAGAACAACGCCTGATACAAGGCAGATGATGCCGGCGATCGCCCGGCGATTCAACCTTTCCTGGAACCACATGACACCGATGACGGCTGTTAAGACAGTGCCCGCTCCGCTCCATGTCGCATATGAGAGGCTGAGCGGAATGAATTTCAATGTCAAAGACATCATGTAAAAAGCGAGGCCGTAGCCTATTACAACGAGAATCCCGGGCTGCCAGCGCGCAAAACCGTCGGATACTTTCAGCATGGCTGCTGCGGCTGCTTCCGACAGGATTGCAATCAGAAGGAAAATGTAGCCTGCCATCATATAAAATCCCCCTTTATCCTTTTCATTGCATGATTCAAAAGGAGGGCTTTCCCTTCATCAGCCATTTCCGAAAACCGGGTGCCAATCGCAAACCAGCCTGATCATGTGAGCCAGAGCCGGATTGGACAGATCCTCTAAAGAGCTCTTGGTTTGAACTCCGCATAAAACGCCAGCCATGGTTGAAAGAAGCCCTTCATTATAAGCTGTTGCAGCAAGAACGCTTGTACACAGCTGAATCGTATTGTTCATTTTTATATCGTCAAGCGTAAAGAAACGGTTTTACGTAAGCTCCCTGGCACAGTGCCTGGTACCTCCGAGGAAATGGCCAGGAGTTCGCTTCTTCTCTCGACCGAATGAAGCATCAGGTGTTATAGCGGCCGCTTCAAAGATTTCATCTTTTTAGACATAAAAAAAACCCCCGCTTACGAACCGGTTGGTAAAATCCATCATAATTGATCCTAAAGTTTTAAGTCAAGAAAAAATTTATGTATAAAGGCCCCGAAAAAGAGCCTTTATTTGTCAATAGTAATAAGGATAGTAAGGATACGGTGGATAAGGGTATGCCAGCGGACTGAGAAGCGCTCCAGCTGTCAGGCCGCCCAAGAATCCTCCAAAAAACGGTCCCGGTCCGAAAAACGGGCGACCGAAAGGCCCGCCGAAAAAAGGTCTGCCAAAAAAAGGTCTGCCGATGATTCGCTGATCTCCGTCATAAAACGCCGGATTGTGGCCGAAATGATTCATAAAAAAACCCCTCCTATAATAAAATGAAACCTGACTAACATCAATGTATTCTGCCCAGCCGTTTTTGCCTGGGCAGTCGGCCAAAAAAGGAGTGAGCTATAGATGCCGCTGTATCAGTCAGATTGGGCAAAGTCCCCAGCTCATGCCCATGCGTACATGGCGCGAACTTCCAGAGCCAATGGCCACTACCATTTAATTGAAGGGTTTTCACAGCCTGCAAACGGGAGTAATACAGATGGGCACGTTCATTTTTATTCAGGAATTACATCATTTGAAAACGAGCATTACCACAGATACTACGGCATTACCGGACCTGCGATTCCGCGGGCGGACGGGACGCACTACCATGAAATCGAAGACACCACTTATTTGGCTTACTCAGCCGCTCCGCCGATTCGATTCGGAGGTGTTGTTTACGTAAGCGACAGCGTCAGGAGAAGGCACAGACATTCATTTAAAGGGGCCACCAGAGAAATCGTTGGAAATGAGCCGCTCGGCTGGTGAATAAGGAAATGTTTACCACTTCGAGAAAACGGGTAAAATGAAATGGGTGTTTTCGAACGCAAAATGGTATAATGGATGGAGCTTGTTTAAAGAGAGTGATCATGATTGAATAAAAAGAAGCCGCCGGTCGTCGTTCTGATCGGACCGACCGCTGTCGGAAAAACACAATTAAGCATCATGCTGGCTGAAAGTCTAAACGCCGAGATTATCAGCGGCGATTCGATGCAGATCTATAAACGAATGGATATCGGCACAGCGAAGATTAAACCTTGGGAAATGAACGGGATCCCGCACCATCTTCTTGATATAAAAGAGCCGACGGAATCCTTTTCCGTCGCCGAATATCAAGAGATTGTAAGAAAGAAAATGGCGGAAATCGAAAGGCGCGGGAAGCTGCCGATGATCGTCGGAGGAACCGGGCTTTATATCCAGTCCGTCCTGTATGACTACTCATTTACCGAAGAGGCGGGCGACCCCGGGTTTCGGACGGAGATGGAGGCGCTCTATATGGAGAAGGGAGCCGGATATGTCCACAGCCTTCTCGAAGAACGCGATTCCGAAGCGGCCAGGGCCATTCATCCGAACAACATGCGCAGGGTCATCAGAGCGCTCGAAATTTTACATACGACGGGAAAAACCATGTCTGAACATATGGAGCGACAGCAAAAAGAGCTGATGTACAACACCGCTCTCATCGGTTTGACGATGGATCGAGAGGTGCTGTATGACAGAATCAACAAGCGTGTCGACCAGATGATGGATGAAGGGCTTTTGGAAGAGGTAAAGCAGCTTTACCGTGAAAACGTGAGAGATTGTCAGTCTGTTCAGGCGATCGGATACAAAGAGCTTTACGCCTATCTTGAAGGCAGGGTATCGCTGGAGGAGGCGGTGGAGACGCTGAAACGCAACTCGAGGCGCTATGCCAAACGGCAGCTGACATGGTTCAGGAACAAAATGGACGTTTCCTGGTTTGATATGACGCCACCTGTCAAAATCGAGCAGAAAAAACAGGAAATTTTCAGTTGCATAGCAGGAAAGCTCGAACTTTAATCGAAACAATATGATATAGAGAAACAAGGAGGACCAGAAATATGAAATCGATAAATATTCAAGATCAGTTTTTGAATCAGATTCGGAAAGAAAATACATTTGTCACGGTCTTTTTGCTCAACGGATTTCAGCTGCGCGGTCAAGTAAAAGGATTTGACAACTTCACCGTATTGATTGAATCGGAAGGAAAGCAGCAGCTTATATACAAACACGCCATTTCCACATTCGCCCCGCAAAAAAACGTTCAGCTTGAACTCGAATAGCGAGATTCGGCCACACTAGACCGAGATTGTTGACAAAGTCCTGACACGGTTTACTCCTTCAGGACTTTGTCATCTTTCAGCGTGACTCGACACCTTTGCAGGTCTGACAGCGATGCGGGGGGATTTGTCGACACGCTTTAGACCATGCCCGGCATGGTCTTTTTGATGTTTCGGTCATAACAAAAATAAAATCTCGGTGCTTTCAAATTTACAAAGCGGCGTCCAATCGCTAAACTAAGTATTGTTTAACCAAATCAGTTTCAAATGCAAAGGAATGAGTTGACAATGAAACCTAAAATAGTCATCAATCACTGGGAAGAAACATGTGAAGATGATTCATGCTATGAATACGGCACAAGCATTCTCGTAAATGGCAAAGAGCTTATCAGGGAAGCTTCGATCCTCACCGCCGTTCAATCCGTCCTTAAGGAACTCGGCATTGAAGCCGATATTAAAGAGGTATGTGAGAACAAGTGTTGCGACGCTTACAAAAAATAAGTGAAAAAGTCTAGTCTTCTAACTCAATTTTTTTCGTGTTATGATAGATTTCGGTTTCATGAGTAGGGTGAGCGACGGCTCTCATTCTACTCATATTTCTTTGGCCTTTAGGCCTCCCAGAGCTGAAGCGAATTGTGAACTTTTTCAACTCGCGTATCAATATATTGTGTTTTTTCGAATGATGGTATACTATATATTGTGTAAGGACGAGTTGAGAGACTCTGAAACAATTTTAATAGGTCGTGATAATGATGATTCAGATCGTATTTGATTCAAAAACGGGAAACGTTCAGCGCTTTGTGGAAAAAACGCCTTTTCATCATAAGCGGAAGGTCGCTGCAGCGGAATATCTAGACGAACCGTTTATTTTAATCACGTACACGACAGGGTTTGGGGAAGTTCCGAAAACAACCGAGATGTTTCTTGAGAAGAACGCCCACCTTTTATTGGGTGTGGCGGCAAGCGGAAACAGAGTTTGGGGAGATAATTTTGCAAGAAGCGCAGAAAAAATATCGAAACAGTATCAAGTTCCGATTCTCTGCAAATTCGAGCTCAGCGGGACGGCCAAAGACGTTGAACTGTTTACTCGGGAGGTAGAAAGAGTTGTCACAAAATCAAGTGCCAAAATGGATCCAGTTAAACAATGAGATCATGATTCAAAAAGACGGGAAATTCCAGTTTGATAAAGATAAAGAAGCTGTACATAGTTATTTTGTCGACTACATCAACCAAAATACGGTATTTTTCCATGATCTGAAAGAAAAAATCGATTACTTAATAGAGAACGACTACTATGAAGAAGTGTTCTTAAGCCAGTACACATTTGAAGAAATCAAAGAAGTATTCAAAGAGGCTTACGCAAAAAAATTCAGATTCCCGTCCTTTATGAGCGCTTTTAAGTTTTACAACGACTATGCGCTGAAAACGAATGACAAGAAAAAAATTCTTGAGCGCTACGAAGACCGGATCTCCATCGTTGCTTTATTTTTTGCAAACGGTGATAAGGAGAAGGCGAAGGAATTTGTCAG is a window encoding:
- a CDS encoding OsmC family protein, whose product is MAKHHFYLQADWPGKRNDVGRIESGNLKTDISIPNEMDGPGAGTNPDEMLLGAAATCYIITLAAMMERSGLEKEELTMESEAVVDVTNGLFTYEKIIHRPLIRLQKGASEKEVTLARRLAEKAETSCMISRAVQGNVAIELEPEIIVGKTP
- a CDS encoding multidrug efflux SMR transporter, with the protein product MKGILFLAAAILSEVFGSTMLKLSEGFSAPGPTAGVVIGFAASFTFLSFSLKTLSLSAAYATWAGTGTALTAAIGYFMFNEPFSIKTMFGLILIIGGVVLLNSKHAETADSERQITIEPSSGQT
- a CDS encoding multidrug efflux SMR transporter, with the protein product MMAGYIFLLIAILSEAAAAAMLKVSDGFARWQPGILVVIGYGLAFYMMSLTLKFIPLSLSYATWSGAGTVLTAVIGVMWFQERLNRRAIAGIICLVSGVVLINLS
- a CDS encoding YmaF family protein, whose protein sequence is MPLYQSDWAKSPAHAHAYMARTSRANGHYHLIEGFSQPANGSNTDGHVHFYSGITSFENEHYHRYYGITGPAIPRADGTHYHEIEDTTYLAYSAAPPIRFGGVVYVSDSVRRRHRHSFKGATREIVGNEPLGW
- the miaA gene encoding tRNA (adenosine(37)-N6)-dimethylallyltransferase MiaA; amino-acid sequence: MNKKKPPVVVLIGPTAVGKTQLSIMLAESLNAEIISGDSMQIYKRMDIGTAKIKPWEMNGIPHHLLDIKEPTESFSVAEYQEIVRKKMAEIERRGKLPMIVGGTGLYIQSVLYDYSFTEEAGDPGFRTEMEALYMEKGAGYVHSLLEERDSEAARAIHPNNMRRVIRALEILHTTGKTMSEHMERQQKELMYNTALIGLTMDREVLYDRINKRVDQMMDEGLLEEVKQLYRENVRDCQSVQAIGYKELYAYLEGRVSLEEAVETLKRNSRRYAKRQLTWFRNKMDVSWFDMTPPVKIEQKKQEIFSCIAGKLEL
- the hfq gene encoding RNA chaperone Hfq — encoded protein: MKSINIQDQFLNQIRKENTFVTVFLLNGFQLRGQVKGFDNFTVLIESEGKQQLIYKHAISTFAPQKNVQLELE
- the nrdI gene encoding class Ib ribonucleoside-diphosphate reductase assembly flavoprotein NrdI; this translates as MIQIVFDSKTGNVQRFVEKTPFHHKRKVAAAEYLDEPFILITYTTGFGEVPKTTEMFLEKNAHLLLGVAASGNRVWGDNFARSAEKISKQYQVPILCKFELSGTAKDVELFTREVERVVTKSSAKMDPVKQ